Part of the Zea mays cultivar B73 chromosome 4, Zm-B73-REFERENCE-NAM-5.0, whole genome shotgun sequence genome is shown below.
attcaGACTATTCGTACACTTTTGAtcgaattcggagttattcaaTCTCGCAAAAGGCCAAAttcggagcctgttaaaacttttatcctcagcacgaatgcaaactcgaagatcattctcgaattataaatctcatttgaagctcattaaatcaaactctcgacgactgttatctgatctgagcccgaatcgaattcctcgaacttcgatcgatGTTCGACTATTTTAATCCGAATCCATACTCTCAAAAGGAATACTCGATATGTCgccctctaatcaattttatccgactcggccaaatatctcatgtccgaaccgaacgcaaaaccccgtatcgacagcgattttaaaatacCACGATCcgatttctccgactaaaaattcaaaaccgatcaaatctcaggacgatttattttcgaatcatgcgcgaggaattatttccgagcaaagtgaaatccaactctcggccgaattaatcgctcaatcgtccgttcgtcgaaacccaaattcgctctgttctccgtagagaCGAAATCCACAGGAACATTTTTAGTccggaaaataaattagcgcagcCCGAATTCgtattttgggccaagcccattctagcccattaggcccattaagaaaccctaaccctagcccatgtctataaataggaTCCCTCTCCCCTTGCCCTTGGcaattttgcactcccacccctcacaAAATTTCAGCCGCCACTCTCTTCCTCCTCCCCACGctgtcttcttcctccccttgCTGTCTTCACCAGCGCTCGTTCTCACATGGAAACCAGCTGCGCGCAGGAGTGTGGCAAGGCTTGGCCGATGCCCTCTGTTGCCGCCATGGCATCTCCCTTCCCCAAGCTCCAGCGCGCACACGGCAGCAGATCGTGGTGCCCCTCCCTGCAAGCTCGAGTTTCCCCATGGCGCCTGTCCCCGGGCATGGGCGAGCTCCTCTCTGCCCTATGATTTTTTCCATGGCTGTGAGCTCCCCCTGGCTGCCATTTTCCCCTGGCTCCCTCTGCTCGCCCCCTTCCATGGCGTCCGCCTCCCCTGCTCTTCCCTGCCCGGCCAGTGAACGCCCAGATCCTCGCCTCCCTGCTCCACACGCCCCAGCCATGGTGTTCTCCACTTCCCTGTCCATGGCGTCCAAGTTCCCTGCGCCCAGTTCTTCAATCCAAAAACAGCAGCAACATCTACCTCCCCTTCCCTGCGCTTGCCGTGGCTGAGCTCGCCCCCTGCCAGGAGCACGCCATGGCCGGATCCCCCTGCCATGGACGTCGCGCAGGAAGCCAGCGCCCCTCCCTGCGTAGTTCCATTCCTCCATGGCCGCGAGCTTTTCCCTTGCTGCGACTACCTCCCAAGGACAGCGCGCAGTGGCCTCCCCATGGCAGTGGTCTGCAACAAGAAGTCGCAGGCTACATGTTCGCTGTTTTGCGCAGCAGCCCCGACATCTTTGCGCGCTGCCGGCTCGCTGTTTTGTGGAGCCCCGTGGACAGCACGCCGTCGACGGCCGCCGTGCGTTCGCTGTTTTGCGCAGCCCCGTCCGCGACGCCGTAAGTCCTCGGTGAGATTCctcgctgcccttgctgctgtcaTTTTTTTTGTGCGCGGTA
Proteins encoded:
- the LOC100276259 gene encoding uncharacterized protein LOC100276259; amino-acid sequence: MDVAQEASAPPCVVPFLHGRELFPCCDYLPRTARSGLPMAVVCNKKSQATCSLFCAAAPTSLRAAGSLFCGAPWTARRRRPPCVRCFAQPRPRRRKSSLDVAAEPRAMHVLVKPLNRGRMCNPNPSLTG